In Fibrobacter sp. UWH4, a single genomic region encodes these proteins:
- a CDS encoding STAS domain-containing protein, translated as MELRTALNDTEMTIALSGELNTLTSPKLAAEIAAHIERINSLIMDFKECDYVSSAGIRVLLSTFKTLKKKQGNMQLINIGENFKEVLDATGLDAVFGLI; from the coding sequence ATGGAACTTAGAACTGCTTTGAATGATACAGAAATGACAATCGCTCTTTCTGGCGAGCTGAACACACTCACCTCGCCCAAACTTGCAGCCGAAATTGCAGCGCACATCGAACGGATAAATTCGCTAATTATGGATTTTAAAGAATGCGATTATGTATCCTCGGCAGGAATCCGAGTCTTACTTTCAACATTCAAGACCTTAAAAAAGAAACAGGGAAACATGCAGCTCATCAATATCGGCGAAAACTTCAAGGAAGTCCTAGACGCAACTGGACTCGACGCCGTATTCGGTTTAATTTAA
- a CDS encoding DUF1302 family protein — protein MKRFTALGLALAATVCSQETVFLGSLTAQAGVGLPNTHHNKGDFLLGQTIFDGSIKSYLDEAMVYVNGQIVHDALGSQSTNGSSAFVADDGTYALKLREAYIDWKGEMLALRIGRQIVSWGKADDIQITDVLNPRDESSFVASDYNESKLGIDAVRLSLLTEKTQIDAYWIPFFTPSILPLASGNPLNSQVFPRKFDGSRVGVPEKYNDFELPEKKLSKSELALRASAYTSFADLSLYGFYGWDDLPLIRYSPYINEFYEENDLDTLLVSGEYKRMYMVGADAAIPYGDLVFRFEGAFFPKRHIQTTAYYQLEKFVNENKIPTSERKNQAVGLAGLDWTPSGGWTITAQYVMDKIFNYNDNLDRRDYEHQATLSIEKSVLNETLTLMASGALDLRYFSSASELEIDYKLTDAITLSLIGDLYFRGYKYGMYGGYRDYSSVTFKGKMSF, from the coding sequence ATGAAACGATTCACCGCCCTCGGCTTAGCTCTTGCCGCAACCGTTTGTAGCCAAGAAACAGTCTTCTTGGGTAGCCTCACCGCACAGGCGGGAGTTGGACTCCCGAACACGCACCACAACAAGGGTGATTTTCTACTCGGCCAGACGATCTTTGACGGCTCAATCAAATCGTACCTGGACGAAGCAATGGTTTACGTGAACGGCCAGATTGTCCACGACGCCTTGGGAAGTCAATCGACAAACGGCTCTTCTGCATTCGTTGCTGACGACGGCACCTACGCCCTAAAGCTCCGCGAAGCCTACATCGACTGGAAAGGCGAAATGCTTGCCCTCCGAATCGGTCGCCAAATTGTATCGTGGGGAAAGGCTGACGACATCCAGATTACCGATGTACTCAACCCGAGAGACGAATCAAGCTTTGTCGCAAGCGACTACAACGAGTCTAAACTCGGAATCGACGCCGTACGTCTTTCACTCTTGACCGAAAAGACTCAAATCGATGCGTACTGGATTCCATTTTTCACGCCAAGTATTCTCCCACTCGCGAGTGGAAACCCGCTCAACAGTCAAGTTTTCCCAAGAAAATTTGATGGATCGAGAGTTGGTGTTCCAGAAAAGTACAACGACTTCGAACTTCCAGAAAAGAAACTTTCTAAGAGCGAACTAGCCTTGCGGGCAAGCGCCTACACGTCGTTCGCGGACCTGTCTCTATATGGATTTTACGGGTGGGATGACCTTCCGTTGATTAGGTATTCTCCCTACATAAACGAATTCTATGAGGAAAACGATTTAGACACCCTTCTTGTTTCCGGTGAATACAAGAGGATGTACATGGTCGGTGCCGACGCCGCAATTCCTTACGGAGACCTTGTATTCCGATTCGAAGGCGCTTTTTTCCCAAAACGGCATATCCAAACAACCGCCTATTACCAATTAGAAAAATTCGTTAACGAAAACAAGATTCCTACAAGCGAGCGAAAGAATCAAGCAGTAGGCCTCGCGGGCCTTGACTGGACACCGAGCGGTGGCTGGACCATTACCGCACAGTACGTGATGGATAAAATTTTCAATTACAACGACAACCTTGACAGAAGAGATTACGAACATCAGGCAACATTAAGTATCGAAAAGTCCGTCTTGAATGAGACACTGACACTCATGGCATCGGGGGCACTAGACCTGCGGTATTTCTCCAGCGCAAGCGAACTTGAAATCGACTACAAGCTGACCGACGCCATCACGCTGAGTCTGATCGGGGACCTGTACTTTAGAGGGTATAAATACGGAATGTACGGCGGCTACCGCGATTATAGTAGCGTCACGTTTAAAGGGAAAATGAGTTTCTAA
- a CDS encoding RND family transporter, producing the protein MNVEKLSQFFGKIGRTQLRHRWKVLIALIIVTVICSSGLSQFALDIGEDGWFGDSDDITLNTKKYEEIFGNLNGVGVLLVKQGDGDVFSEDILKVIDKIGTRMKDEIPFADRLTSIIDVDIPVGNEEGFEIKKPYENGIPSDSAELAHARALVMRGSEKTNALVNALVSDDGRETWISLSLHPFKGKELDEKFNGVPEEVSVAIGYKLMEIIESDEFQNKGFKLYGGGMPFDNANEDRYEVPEYGIRVLCSIGVMLLFLALCLRNVFGVVVPAVATLSAIASVFGAMSYFGAKADSALVTLPVVLGMALAVGYSVHYIKMFKLFFRRTGKRKESAIKCVEECGWPVLFTVLTTMASFVSFLFVDMKPLEWMGKTSALVVLAIYLYVTTLIPILLSFGKDRAPKANLEEGATKLDTKFSDWSKFVYKKKRAFIVVTALIIVAFIPGMFKMTAQLDYLTITGDKMSYIRETKEMLKTKLGNQYSYEIMISYDEEGAFKKPENMKALLQLEDYLGTLSLTKWSGGKARVESATSILKEMNRALNEGKDSFYTVPEDEYVLAQLMELSSIEMREDFSDAMDEDFKTTVVNVDMTQFATEEALANMESLKAKLAELFPGAKCTLLGDMIRYSEMSNRIIFGGLKSFGFSLLIIAIMLILAFSSLKLGLIGMIPNVAPVILVGGVMGYFNFALDFSTITVMPLVLGIAVDDTIHLTTHLKMRYEQSGSCVKAMEATFREIGSTMFLTTIILCTMFSVYLFSPMRFLMVLGILIIIGLSSALLADYTITPALLHVANPFGKEKENV; encoded by the coding sequence ATGAACGTCGAAAAGCTCAGTCAATTTTTCGGCAAGATTGGACGTACCCAGCTACGCCATCGCTGGAAAGTTCTTATTGCCCTGATCATCGTTACCGTCATCTGCAGTTCCGGCTTAAGTCAGTTTGCACTCGACATTGGCGAAGACGGCTGGTTCGGTGATTCCGACGACATAACGCTAAACACAAAGAAATACGAAGAAATCTTTGGAAACCTGAACGGCGTTGGCGTTTTGCTCGTAAAGCAAGGGGACGGAGACGTCTTTAGCGAAGACATACTGAAGGTCATCGACAAAATCGGGACCCGGATGAAGGACGAAATTCCTTTTGCAGACCGGCTCACCTCGATTATCGATGTCGACATTCCTGTTGGCAATGAAGAAGGTTTCGAAATCAAGAAACCTTACGAGAACGGCATTCCCTCGGATTCTGCGGAGCTGGCTCACGCGCGCGCACTCGTGATGCGCGGAAGCGAGAAGACGAATGCACTCGTAAACGCCCTCGTGAGTGACGACGGCCGAGAAACTTGGATTTCCCTATCGCTACACCCGTTTAAAGGAAAGGAACTCGACGAAAAATTCAACGGCGTGCCAGAAGAAGTCTCGGTTGCCATCGGATACAAGCTGATGGAAATCATCGAAAGTGACGAATTCCAAAATAAGGGTTTCAAGCTTTACGGTGGTGGCATGCCGTTTGACAATGCCAACGAAGACCGCTACGAAGTCCCCGAATACGGCATCAGGGTTCTCTGTAGCATCGGCGTGATGCTTTTGTTTTTGGCCTTGTGCCTGCGCAACGTTTTTGGCGTCGTTGTGCCTGCCGTTGCAACCCTCAGCGCCATTGCATCGGTCTTTGGCGCAATGTCTTATTTTGGAGCAAAAGCCGATTCCGCCCTCGTGACACTGCCGGTCGTTCTCGGCATGGCCCTTGCGGTGGGTTATTCGGTGCATTATATCAAGATGTTCAAGCTGTTCTTTAGACGCACAGGCAAGCGCAAAGAATCGGCAATCAAGTGTGTCGAGGAATGCGGATGGCCGGTGCTGTTTACCGTTCTTACGACCATGGCATCTTTCGTGAGTTTCCTGTTTGTCGACATGAAACCCCTGGAATGGATGGGCAAAACATCGGCCCTGGTCGTACTTGCCATCTATCTCTATGTAACCACATTAATTCCGATTTTACTTTCTTTCGGTAAAGACCGCGCCCCCAAGGCGAATCTCGAAGAAGGCGCCACCAAGTTAGACACAAAATTCTCTGATTGGTCGAAATTCGTCTATAAAAAGAAGAGGGCCTTTATCGTTGTTACGGCACTGATTATCGTCGCATTTATCCCCGGGATGTTTAAAATGACAGCGCAACTGGACTACCTTACTATAACAGGCGACAAGATGTCGTACATCCGAGAAACAAAGGAAATGCTCAAGACAAAGCTCGGCAACCAGTACAGTTACGAAATTATGATTTCCTATGACGAAGAAGGTGCCTTCAAGAAACCGGAAAACATGAAGGCTCTATTACAGCTAGAAGATTACCTGGGGACACTTTCGCTTACCAAGTGGTCGGGCGGCAAGGCTCGTGTGGAGTCAGCGACAAGCATCTTGAAAGAAATGAATCGCGCCCTGAACGAAGGAAAAGATTCTTTCTACACCGTTCCCGAAGACGAATATGTGCTTGCTCAGCTGATGGAACTTTCATCTATCGAAATGCGTGAGGATTTCAGCGACGCGATGGACGAAGACTTCAAGACGACCGTTGTCAATGTGGACATGACACAATTCGCCACAGAAGAAGCGCTCGCTAATATGGAGTCGTTGAAGGCAAAACTTGCTGAACTGTTCCCGGGCGCTAAATGCACCCTTCTAGGTGACATGATCCGGTATTCCGAAATGAGCAACCGTATTATTTTTGGAGGCCTGAAATCTTTCGGATTTTCGCTTCTGATTATCGCCATCATGCTGATTCTCGCATTCTCTAGCCTAAAGCTTGGGCTCATCGGCATGATTCCGAACGTGGCTCCAGTTATTTTGGTAGGCGGTGTCATGGGCTACTTCAACTTTGCGCTTGATTTCAGCACCATCACGGTAATGCCGCTAGTTTTAGGCATCGCCGTCGACGACACCATCCACCTTACGACGCACCTTAAAATGCGCTACGAACAAAGCGGTTCCTGCGTCAAGGCGATGGAAGCGACCTTCCGCGAAATTGGTTCGACCATGTTCCTGACGACAATTATCCTATGCACCATGTTCAGTGTCTACCTGTTCAGCCCGATGCGTTTCTTGATGGTGCTAGGTATTCTAATCATCATAGGCCTTTCGAGTGCATTGCTTGCCGACTACACCATTACACCGGCGCTCTTGCATGTGGCCAACCCCTTCGGCAAAGAAAAGGAGAATGTATGA
- a CDS encoding outer membrane lipoprotein-sorting protein, whose amino-acid sequence MKNLFLKVLGTSLLYAATTFAQSATEIAKKVHDLPSGKTSSATISVTLIDKNGKTRNREIASYTMKDGSTDKTVLVFKTPRDVAGISYLTYDYPDKADGSTVDSDSWIYLPAMKKVRRVSGSSKDDDFQGTDFTYDDLGTRSLSKDNFALLGEEKVNGVDCWILEAKAKDAKAKVSRRITWVDKKTYVVRKGEYYDKQNRLQKTLSCENIQQVKGYWTTLKMTMTNVQTNHKTVYEINNLKYDEKVNESYFTVSALERELVK is encoded by the coding sequence ATGAAGAATCTGTTTTTAAAAGTGCTCGGCACTAGCTTATTGTATGCGGCAACTACCTTTGCCCAGTCGGCAACCGAAATTGCCAAGAAAGTCCACGACTTACCTTCCGGAAAAACATCGTCCGCAACCATTTCGGTTACCCTGATCGACAAAAACGGAAAGACCCGCAACCGAGAAATCGCCTCTTACACCATGAAGGATGGCTCCACCGACAAGACGGTCCTTGTATTCAAGACACCCAGAGACGTGGCGGGAATCAGCTACCTCACCTACGACTACCCCGACAAAGCCGACGGTTCCACCGTCGATAGCGACAGCTGGATTTACCTGCCGGCCATGAAAAAGGTGCGCCGGGTTTCTGGTTCCAGCAAGGACGACGACTTCCAGGGAACGGACTTTACTTACGACGACCTGGGCACCCGCAGCCTTTCCAAGGACAACTTCGCCCTTCTCGGCGAAGAGAAGGTAAACGGTGTTGACTGCTGGATTCTGGAAGCCAAGGCAAAAGACGCAAAGGCGAAAGTCAGCCGCCGTATCACCTGGGTTGATAAAAAGACCTACGTGGTCCGCAAGGGCGAATACTACGACAAGCAGAATCGGCTACAAAAGACACTCTCCTGCGAAAACATTCAGCAGGTCAAGGGTTACTGGACCACGTTGAAAATGACCATGACCAATGTGCAGACCAACCATAAGACCGTCTACGAAATCAACAACCTGAAATACGACGAAAAGGTAAACGAAAGTTACTTTACGGTGAGTGCCTTGGAACGCGAACTGGTCAAGTAG